Proteins found in one Geomonas subterranea genomic segment:
- a CDS encoding VF530 family DNA-binding protein has product MTTQSPNDPLHGVTLKMILTELVEELGWEELGRRIDIRCFTHTPSISSSLKFLRRTPWAREKVEEMYLRLKM; this is encoded by the coding sequence ATGACCACTCAATCGCCAAACGACCCGCTCCACGGCGTCACTTTGAAGATGATTCTCACCGAATTGGTGGAGGAACTCGGCTGGGAAGAGTTGGGAAGGCGAATCGACATTCGCTGCTTTACCCACACCCCCAGCATTTCCTCCAGCCTCAAATTTTTAAGAAGGACGCCTTGGGCCAGAGAAAAGGTCGAGGAGATGTATCTGAGGTTGAAGATGTAG
- a CDS encoding phosphorylase family protein, with protein MAFQTPADIKIEFRDHPRRALILTTVVCESRAVKAHLAKPERLVGEKGALYEYGYFSDPAGDWLVVHAITSQGNSDAGLVTGKAFQEFGSFHAVMFVGVAGSLKEDIPIGSVVVGDYVYNGHAAKVGDNETFSRPHGLPSARELLTAAQGLIYDDEWWDLVRPPVGTSLPDKNCYPCEFPPSAVVKGIVSGEEVVAGDKSPRFAWLRVHFNDCGAVEMEGWGVMNAAHHENASAIIVRGISDMCAGKDQANDKMHQPIAAAHAAAFAFSILSFRSKVPTQGNPSVEDTKTTGNEQNYDGHGPAESRTDFVFNFAGSIEDWPKEKVDAVVERLKVAFDDEKLTLVRVDVGSVRLVMSVRESDLGSMNLATLREVASESGVFLLGATSIESVGEADKAKVALATASVDLLAWEKTLPNGRWIERPERENIETRFQLDTSSTVLLGEPGSGKSALLSKITSELLGQGATVFALKADFISTEVRTELDLQRELNLPALPSDLVLRLAALQPVYVLIDQLDALASQLDLRSGRLNVLLNLVRRISNVTNIHVILSARTFEFNHDVRLRTIEAEAVRLSLPPWHEVKERLAEVGIDSDTWPESARDVVRIPQALKTFIGLVGAGRTEPFSTYQAMLEQLWHDRIASADDSEPLILLASDLAGQMAEEESLWLAASRFDNRLNSLNRLEALGFLVRSENSLSVAFSHQTVFDYVLARSFVRNTGLLSTYVQERQDSLFVRAKLWSALNYLREAEVTSYVRELTEIWMTKDLRRHLRLLLIEFLGQVNQPQQAEKRFMSDVMNSPDLRIFGLKAIGSGTGWFSHFASTAIWDAMSGTDPEAGQASRILALNWNTHCDQVVRLIKDRWLPYPAKDNFTWMTVQGCPQWSDEVEELAITALKRAPISVWAVEHTAMTLAVTQPVIALRLVRAKLDFLLVEAQGKPEPPPSKSEKSVEYEYVLRPRLKALEGLLETMEWGDIPSLSETVPSLFLEHVWSWYVAVFSEILGYSCSSDDNFVYPGRYILEVELGLSPQSPTREKPVMMALQIAVETLAKEMPETFLEWADENSTLEILAVQQLIARGYEVAAGVLASRALDWLLSDQRRFQLGNSYGHRSTTVHLVSACTPHWSTDEITRFQESVRSYKPSAPDHLHEPSQRKTFLDVVRASKKELLEAVGLDRLAPENRELVANEQRALGDRFGRSFKRGEVCCIGSPMDSSAMAKAKDRDILKIFREIPDKTHWDHPTHWMRGGNIQLSRAFAEFAKTYPARAMRLMEQFEPLQQERAAGYALDAMAEDAQNDKGLLDAFRDLHDRGFKSEDFRDSAARALEKIANRKGYISHDVIDILIEWLSLHPSQEEGTDNEELKVHSALKDEELSDGSILWGYGNTSFLPGGNYNSLSALASILLSRKEEGRDRYLSILNDHLSRETNPKVWKGLLHCLNNAGGSTPEGVSAFLRKLFNYFPEILATRDAVFFLAHAQRWDDQLVFDLIIDWSKSDRAFLQRAYGELVGLVATAKGTPRWECAREEIIVVGTESAKIGLAYASVNLWTEAPLRLKSTETLVALLKGASKDLVAAVMDVFRLVDDFVPDEFTVRLLRALADDNCDMTAAPSSFVVERLQALLPHEDELIATIAEKLIVAWRSELGDIRTGTAIAAPQLTDLALTLHRLGGTSRQSGVAIFEAMIQIDAYGACETLAEIDGRFGSHQAAARQRLAHRRRPSCTKR; from the coding sequence ATGGCATTTCAAACTCCAGCCGATATCAAAATAGAATTTCGCGACCACCCGCGACGCGCACTCATTCTAACGACGGTTGTTTGCGAAAGCCGAGCTGTGAAAGCTCACTTAGCCAAACCTGAAAGACTCGTCGGGGAGAAAGGCGCGCTTTATGAGTATGGTTATTTTTCCGATCCAGCTGGGGATTGGCTTGTCGTACATGCGATTACATCGCAGGGCAATAGTGACGCAGGCCTAGTTACGGGCAAGGCGTTCCAGGAATTTGGAAGCTTCCATGCTGTTATGTTTGTTGGAGTAGCCGGGTCTTTGAAAGAAGATATCCCTATCGGCAGCGTCGTTGTCGGTGATTATGTCTACAATGGGCATGCTGCGAAAGTTGGAGATAATGAAACGTTCAGCAGGCCGCATGGCCTACCCTCCGCACGAGAACTCCTGACAGCTGCCCAAGGGCTCATCTATGATGATGAATGGTGGGACCTGGTGCGGCCTCCTGTTGGAACAAGTCTACCAGACAAGAACTGCTATCCCTGCGAATTCCCCCCGTCAGCTGTTGTTAAGGGTATTGTTTCGGGTGAGGAAGTAGTTGCTGGTGATAAATCTCCGCGCTTTGCCTGGCTGCGAGTGCATTTCAATGATTGCGGTGCTGTTGAGATGGAAGGCTGGGGCGTCATGAATGCTGCCCACCATGAGAACGCTTCAGCCATTATTGTCCGCGGTATCTCGGATATGTGTGCCGGCAAGGATCAAGCAAATGACAAGATGCATCAACCCATCGCGGCCGCCCATGCGGCTGCCTTTGCCTTCAGCATCCTTTCGTTTCGGAGTAAGGTTCCTACACAGGGAAATCCCTCAGTTGAGGATACGAAAACAACGGGAAATGAGCAGAATTATGACGGGCATGGTCCTGCAGAGAGTCGTACAGACTTCGTGTTCAACTTTGCTGGGTCGATTGAGGATTGGCCGAAGGAGAAAGTCGATGCTGTTGTCGAGCGTCTCAAGGTAGCGTTTGACGACGAGAAGCTGACCCTTGTGCGCGTTGATGTCGGCTCTGTTCGGCTCGTCATGAGCGTCCGTGAAAGTGACCTCGGAAGCATGAACCTGGCCACGCTCCGTGAAGTCGCATCGGAGAGCGGAGTTTTCCTTCTAGGGGCGACATCTATTGAATCGGTCGGAGAAGCGGATAAGGCAAAAGTCGCTCTGGCCACAGCTTCTGTTGATCTTCTAGCTTGGGAAAAAACTCTTCCTAACGGAAGGTGGATTGAGAGACCCGAGCGGGAAAATATCGAAACCCGTTTTCAGCTTGACACGAGTTCTACTGTCCTCCTTGGCGAACCAGGATCGGGTAAGTCGGCTCTGCTTTCTAAAATTACATCTGAACTACTGGGACAAGGTGCGACCGTATTCGCACTGAAGGCGGATTTTATTTCGACCGAGGTGCGAACCGAACTCGACTTACAACGGGAGTTAAATTTACCGGCGCTTCCTAGCGATCTGGTCCTTCGCTTAGCAGCGCTGCAGCCCGTTTACGTTTTGATTGACCAATTGGACGCGCTTGCAAGCCAGCTAGACCTTCGAAGCGGACGATTGAACGTCCTTCTCAACCTAGTCCGTCGGATCAGCAATGTTACGAATATTCATGTTATCCTTTCTGCCCGAACCTTTGAATTTAATCATGACGTCAGACTGCGTACCATTGAAGCAGAAGCAGTGAGGTTGTCCCTCCCACCTTGGCATGAAGTGAAGGAGCGTCTTGCTGAGGTTGGTATTGATTCTGATACATGGCCTGAGAGCGCACGGGATGTCGTACGCATTCCGCAGGCTTTAAAGACTTTCATCGGTCTGGTGGGGGCTGGGAGAACAGAGCCCTTCAGTACTTATCAGGCAATGCTAGAGCAGTTGTGGCATGATAGGATAGCGTCAGCCGATGATAGCGAGCCACTTATCCTGCTAGCTTCAGACCTTGCAGGTCAAATGGCGGAGGAAGAGTCTCTTTGGCTAGCTGCTTCACGCTTTGATAACCGTCTAAACTCGCTGAATCGCTTGGAAGCTCTAGGATTCCTTGTTAGATCGGAGAATAGCCTCAGTGTAGCCTTCAGTCATCAGACAGTCTTCGATTACGTGCTGGCCAGGTCCTTTGTTAGAAACACGGGGTTACTCTCGACCTATGTTCAAGAGCGCCAGGATTCGCTGTTTGTCAGAGCAAAACTTTGGTCGGCATTAAACTATCTGCGAGAGGCAGAAGTTACGTCGTATGTACGAGAACTAACCGAAATTTGGATGACAAAGGATCTCCGACGCCATCTCCGTCTCCTTTTGATCGAATTCCTTGGGCAAGTAAACCAGCCACAACAGGCTGAAAAGAGGTTTATGTCAGATGTGATGAACTCCCCTGACCTTCGCATATTTGGGCTCAAGGCTATCGGCAGCGGAACAGGATGGTTCAGCCATTTTGCATCAACCGCGATTTGGGATGCAATGTCTGGCACAGATCCAGAAGCCGGTCAAGCTAGCCGGATTCTTGCTTTAAACTGGAACACCCATTGTGACCAGGTTGTTCGCCTCATCAAGGACCGCTGGTTGCCCTACCCGGCGAAGGACAATTTCACGTGGATGACGGTGCAGGGATGCCCACAATGGAGTGACGAAGTTGAAGAGCTTGCGATTACTGCCCTTAAGCGTGCTCCAATCTCCGTATGGGCTGTGGAGCATACTGCGATGACACTTGCGGTTACCCAGCCCGTTATAGCCCTGCGCTTGGTGCGTGCAAAACTTGATTTTCTCCTTGTTGAGGCGCAAGGCAAGCCGGAACCACCTCCATCTAAGTCTGAGAAGTCTGTGGAGTACGAATACGTCCTCCGTCCACGACTGAAGGCATTAGAGGGTCTGCTCGAAACGATGGAATGGGGCGACATTCCATCTCTATCAGAAACTGTTCCGTCCCTGTTTCTGGAGCATGTCTGGTCGTGGTACGTCGCTGTTTTTTCAGAAATCCTTGGCTATAGCTGCAGCAGTGATGACAATTTTGTTTACCCCGGAAGGTACATTCTGGAGGTCGAGTTAGGCCTGAGCCCTCAATCACCAACGCGTGAAAAACCGGTGATGATGGCACTGCAAATCGCTGTCGAGACACTCGCGAAAGAAATGCCGGAAACTTTTTTAGAGTGGGCTGACGAAAATTCCACTCTTGAGATATTGGCTGTGCAACAGTTGATTGCACGTGGTTATGAAGTAGCTGCAGGCGTGTTAGCATCGAGGGCTCTAGATTGGCTGCTTTCTGACCAGCGTCGATTCCAACTCGGCAATTCCTACGGCCATAGGAGCACAACTGTCCACCTTGTGTCCGCCTGTACACCACATTGGTCGACCGACGAGATCACCCGCTTTCAGGAGTCAGTGCGTAGTTACAAGCCCAGCGCTCCAGATCACCTCCACGAGCCGAGTCAACGAAAAACATTTTTAGATGTTGTTCGAGCATCCAAAAAGGAACTTCTTGAAGCCGTAGGGCTAGACAGGCTGGCGCCTGAGAATCGTGAGTTAGTGGCTAATGAACAACGAGCGTTAGGCGACCGGTTCGGTCGATCCTTTAAAAGGGGTGAAGTCTGCTGTATAGGATCCCCTATGGACTCATCCGCAATGGCTAAGGCCAAAGATCGGGACATACTTAAAATTTTCCGGGAGATTCCTGATAAGACGCATTGGGATCATCCGACGCATTGGATGCGAGGCGGCAATATTCAGTTGTCCCGTGCTTTCGCAGAGTTTGCCAAAACTTATCCTGCCAGAGCAATGCGCCTGATGGAGCAGTTCGAGCCGCTCCAGCAAGAGCGAGCCGCCGGTTACGCGCTTGACGCGATGGCCGAGGATGCGCAGAATGACAAAGGTTTATTAGACGCTTTTCGTGATCTGCATGATCGAGGATTTAAGTCTGAAGATTTCAGGGACTCTGCGGCACGAGCTCTAGAAAAAATTGCTAACAGGAAGGGCTACATCAGTCATGATGTGATAGATATACTTATCGAATGGCTTAGCCTTCATCCCTCTCAGGAGGAGGGCACTGACAACGAGGAACTCAAAGTACATTCTGCTCTCAAAGACGAGGAACTCAGCGACGGAAGCATCCTTTGGGGCTACGGTAACACCTCGTTTCTCCCTGGCGGTAATTACAATTCGCTCTCGGCGCTCGCTTCGATACTTCTTAGCAGGAAAGAAGAGGGGCGGGATCGTTACCTTTCCATACTCAATGACCATTTATCGCGGGAAACGAATCCAAAGGTTTGGAAAGGACTTCTGCATTGCCTTAACAATGCTGGCGGATCGACGCCAGAGGGAGTGTCAGCCTTCCTTCGTAAACTCTTTAATTATTTCCCCGAGATCCTCGCTACTCGAGATGCCGTCTTCTTTCTTGCTCATGCGCAGCGATGGGACGACCAACTTGTCTTCGACCTTATTATTGACTGGAGCAAATCAGACCGTGCTTTTTTGCAACGCGCGTATGGTGAACTTGTGGGTTTGGTTGCCACAGCGAAAGGTACGCCAAGGTGGGAGTGCGCACGTGAGGAGATTATAGTTGTTGGCACTGAAAGCGCAAAGATTGGTCTTGCCTACGCCTCTGTAAACCTTTGGACTGAAGCGCCGCTGCGTCTCAAGTCAACAGAGACACTTGTTGCGTTATTAAAAGGGGCCAGCAAGGACCTTGTTGCTGCGGTTATGGACGTTTTTAGACTGGTTGACGACTTTGTCCCAGATGAGTTTACTGTCAGACTCCTTCGTGCTTTGGCCGACGATAACTGCGACATGACTGCCGCCCCCTCTAGCTTTGTTGTGGAGCGTCTTCAAGCGCTACTCCCGCATGAAGACGAGCTTATTGCCACCATAGCTGAGAAGCTTATAGTGGCTTGGCGGAGTGAGCTAGGAGACATTCGGACTGGGACGGCAATTGCGGCGCCACAGCTAACTGACCTTGCACTTACCCTTCATCGCCTGGGAGGAACGTCACGTCAATCGGGTGTTGCTATTTTTGAAGCCATGATACAAATAGATGCGTATGGTGCGTGCGAGACTTTAGCAGAGATTGATGGTCGTTTTGGCTCACACCAGGCTGCTGCACGACAGCGTCTGGCGCATCGTCGTAGGCCCAGTTGCACAAAGCGATAA
- a CDS encoding SPFH domain-containing protein, giving the protein MSDPANIFIWIGNHYLYLLAFAALVILLWNSVVIVGGNEIALIERRWFGSKMPQGRVVALGNEVGIQARTLGPGLHFLIPFIYKATKSVFTEILENEIGLIESVDGTSIPSGRIFAAVVAGHNSFQDGEAFIRNGGQKGPQIEVLPPGKYRINPYLFKLTKGNVTEIKDSEIGIVESVDGVAIPEGRIFAQAVEGHASFQNGDAFINNGGQKGPQIEIIPPGNYRINPYLFKVTKSSATKIGDGEIGLVESADGSAIPAGRIFAAVVSGHNSFQSGQDFIINGGQKGPQTEILPPGVYRIHPNLFKVTKAEAVIIAKGEVGMVTAQDGAPIPMGRLLAQSVAGHSNYENGEAFLKNGGQKGPQIDVLLPGTYRINLNLFNIQVAPAAVVEANKIGLVTALDGIPLPEREYVASPITGHNDYQDGSAFLLKHGQRGPQLDVLRPGTYYINPLMFSVAIDDVAVVERGQVGVIVSNVGEDPTEEMKKRLGSSQTGASEEEGKEKYVVPKGFRGIQEEVAGPGRYYLNRRAFMAYIIDTTNITIDWDDQEDTRFDQLTVISKDGFPIQVSVKVVIRVRPDQAPYMVAKVGSIDNLIQHVIHPMIDSSFRNQASTASAMNFLQSRSEEQAKAETRARIDLEKYHVECVSVLICQIKLPEDLMQTQTKRIIAEQQQEMYKMEQKSQAERTEMEKMRATADQQPTLVASEIAVKVATQKKAEMITLAEGNAESKALEGAGEGKRLKAIGDGEASKIAAIGEATAQAYNKQQEAIGEEAIKQIKIVELIAAAIQEGKIKIVPDVLVTGGGNAGDGLMGQLSRLLPGVDLTALVNKQAALPKA; this is encoded by the coding sequence ATGTCCGACCCCGCAAACATCTTCATCTGGATTGGTAATCACTATCTCTACCTTCTCGCCTTCGCCGCTCTCGTCATTCTGCTCTGGAACTCGGTGGTTATCGTCGGCGGCAACGAGATCGCCCTCATCGAGCGGCGCTGGTTCGGCAGCAAGATGCCCCAGGGGCGGGTCGTGGCCCTGGGGAACGAAGTCGGTATCCAGGCCCGTACCCTCGGCCCGGGACTGCACTTCCTCATCCCGTTCATCTACAAGGCAACCAAAAGCGTCTTCACCGAGATCCTCGAAAACGAGATCGGCCTGATCGAATCGGTGGACGGCACATCCATCCCGTCGGGACGCATCTTCGCCGCCGTCGTCGCCGGCCATAACTCATTCCAGGACGGCGAAGCCTTCATCCGAAACGGTGGCCAGAAGGGACCGCAGATCGAGGTGCTCCCTCCGGGCAAGTACCGCATCAACCCCTATCTCTTCAAGCTGACCAAGGGGAACGTGACCGAGATCAAGGACTCCGAGATCGGCATCGTAGAGTCGGTGGACGGCGTCGCCATCCCCGAGGGAAGGATCTTCGCCCAGGCGGTGGAAGGGCATGCCTCGTTCCAAAACGGAGACGCCTTCATCAACAACGGCGGCCAGAAAGGCCCGCAGATCGAGATCATCCCTCCGGGCAATTACCGCATCAACCCCTATCTGTTCAAGGTGACCAAGAGTTCCGCGACCAAGATCGGGGACGGCGAGATCGGACTGGTGGAGTCGGCCGACGGTTCGGCCATTCCCGCCGGGCGCATCTTCGCCGCCGTGGTTTCCGGCCACAACTCCTTTCAGTCCGGCCAGGACTTCATCATAAACGGCGGGCAGAAGGGCCCGCAGACCGAGATCCTGCCGCCGGGCGTGTACCGCATCCATCCCAACCTCTTCAAGGTGACCAAGGCCGAGGCCGTGATCATCGCGAAAGGGGAGGTCGGCATGGTCACCGCTCAGGACGGTGCTCCCATCCCCATGGGACGTCTCCTGGCCCAGAGCGTGGCGGGGCACTCCAACTATGAGAACGGCGAAGCCTTCCTCAAAAACGGCGGCCAGAAAGGGCCGCAGATCGACGTGCTGCTCCCGGGTACCTACCGTATCAACCTGAACCTTTTCAACATCCAGGTGGCGCCGGCGGCTGTAGTCGAGGCGAACAAGATCGGTCTGGTCACCGCCCTCGACGGCATTCCGCTCCCCGAGCGCGAATACGTGGCGTCGCCCATCACCGGGCATAACGACTACCAGGATGGCTCCGCCTTCCTGTTGAAGCACGGCCAGCGCGGCCCGCAGCTCGACGTGCTGAGGCCCGGAACCTATTACATCAACCCGCTCATGTTCAGTGTCGCCATCGACGACGTGGCCGTAGTCGAGCGAGGGCAGGTCGGAGTCATCGTATCCAACGTGGGGGAAGATCCGACCGAAGAGATGAAGAAACGTCTCGGCTCGTCCCAGACCGGCGCCTCGGAAGAAGAGGGGAAGGAGAAGTACGTCGTCCCCAAGGGGTTCCGCGGCATCCAGGAAGAAGTGGCCGGACCGGGACGCTACTATCTCAACCGTCGCGCCTTCATGGCCTACATCATCGACACCACCAACATCACCATCGACTGGGACGACCAGGAAGACACCCGTTTCGACCAGTTGACCGTCATCTCCAAGGACGGTTTCCCGATCCAGGTCTCCGTCAAGGTAGTCATCCGCGTCCGTCCGGACCAGGCCCCTTACATGGTGGCCAAAGTGGGCTCCATCGACAACCTGATCCAGCACGTCATCCATCCAATGATCGACTCCTCCTTCCGCAATCAGGCTTCCACCGCCTCCGCCATGAACTTCCTGCAGAGCCGCTCCGAAGAGCAGGCCAAGGCCGAAACCCGCGCCCGGATCGACCTGGAGAAGTATCACGTTGAGTGTGTCTCCGTGTTGATCTGCCAGATCAAGCTCCCCGAGGATCTGATGCAGACCCAGACCAAGAGGATCATCGCCGAGCAGCAGCAGGAGATGTACAAGATGGAGCAGAAGAGTCAGGCGGAGCGCACCGAGATGGAGAAGATGCGTGCAACCGCCGACCAGCAGCCGACCCTGGTGGCGTCGGAGATCGCCGTGAAGGTGGCGACCCAAAAGAAAGCCGAGATGATCACGTTGGCCGAAGGCAACGCAGAGTCCAAAGCGCTGGAAGGGGCAGGTGAAGGGAAGCGGTTGAAGGCCATAGGCGATGGCGAGGCCTCCAAGATCGCCGCCATCGGTGAGGCGACCGCCCAGGCTTACAACAAGCAGCAGGAAGCTATCGGCGAGGAAGCCATCAAGCAGATCAAGATCGTCGAACTGATCGCCGCAGCCATCCAGGAAGGGAAGATCAAGATAGTCCCCGACGTCCTGGTAACCGGCGGCGGCAATGCAGGAGACGGCCTGATGGGCCAGTTAAGCCGGCTGTTGCCCGGCGTCGATCTCACCGCGCTGGTGAATAAGCAGGCGGCGCTACCGAAGGCGTAA